TGCGCGGACTGAACAGCTTGACGACCTGCGTCATGACGAGTCCGCTGACGCCTTGCCCGGTGATCAGCACATTCTTGTGCGGGGAGATGTCAGCGAGCTCAGCGGCATGCAGGATGCCCGGCAGCACCTCAATGAGTGAGCCCTCGATCAGGGGCAGGTCCTTCGGCAGCACCTTCACCGAGAACGGACTGCAGCAGACGTACTCCGCGAAGGCGCCCCACACGTAGCGCAGCGCTACGTGGTCGCCCTCCTTCACCCCGATGACGTTCGGGCCGACCTTGTCGATCACACCTGCGACCTCATGACCGAGTCGGGTCGGGTAGCTGATGAACTCCGGCTCGCGTGCGCCGCGGAACACCTCGATATCGCTGCCGCATATGCCGACCCACTTCACCTTCACGCGCACCTCGCCCTCCTTGGGCTCGGGAATCATCGCACGCTTCACGCTAATTTCACCAATTGCGTCCATAACGGCGCACATCTGCGTACCTGGGCCGTCGCTGTCGACGAGCTCCATCGGCGGAACTGCCATCTTCGTCACCATTGTCCATGACCTCCTATAGGATCCAAATGAATTTACACGCTAGTGTTGCGAGTGAGCGACACGACCTGCCCGGTACGCATCGATTCGAAGCAGGCGTCGATCACCTGCATCACCCGCAATATCTCCTGACCGGATGCGAGCGGCTGTCGACCGTCGCGGATCGCCTCGGCGAATTCACGCAGCTGCCAGGTGAAGTTAGCGTTCGACCGCTCGCAGGCGGCGACCTGCTCTCCGTTCAGCGCCAGCTCGTATTCGTCGTTCAGCTGCAGCATCCCGTTCTGCCCGATCACATAGCGCTGGTAGATGCTGTTCTGCGTCGACCAGATGCGCTTGCCGGTCAGCCCCTCCGCATCCGCAGGTCGGCAGCCCGCATTGAACGACATGACCACCGTAGCCATCTGCCCCGTGCCATAATTTAACGAGATCGTCACCTCATCCTCGCCGCCCCAGTTCGGATTGTTCGACAGACCCTGCGCATATACCGACTCCGGCAGCCGATCATACGCCCAGACGATATAGTCGAGAATATGGCTCCCCCACAGTGGAATAATGAAGCCGCCGATCTTCGCCTCGTCCTTCCACCAGTCTGTCGCCGGCTTATCCATATGCGCGAGCAGCAGTGCGTGAATATGAATCAATCCGCCGATCTCGTTCGCACGAATGCGCTCAATCGACTCCATCACTGGTCCGAAGAAGCGGCGACTCTGCCCGACCATCAGCCTCGCGCCGTGCTGCTCAGCTGCATCAAGCATGCTCCGCGCCTCTGTAACGTTCATCGCCATCGGCTTCTCCACGAGCACATGCTTCCCCCGCTGCAGGGCGCGGATCGCGTAATCCGCGTGCAGGTCGTGCGGCAGCAGCAGCAGGAACGCGTCAATCGTCGGGTCATTAAGCGCCTCCTCATAGGACGTATACGTCCTGACGCTGTCCCACTCGGCCGCCTCCTGCTCCAGCTTCGCCGGGTCGCGGGATACGAGCGCCACCAGCTCAATATGCTCATGAAGCTCCCGAATCGCGGGTAAATGTGATTTGGACACACGTCCTAGGCCGACGACGGCCAAGCGCAGTCTATGCTGCATCGCAATCCCTCCTTCTTAAGTCATTATCGCGAGATGCTCCCGCTTCACCTCGAATGTCAGCGGCTCCCCCGCATAGAAGCGAGCCATCTCCTCCACCATCATCTTGCCGACCCGCAGCCTCGAGTCTGGATTGACCCCTGCCAGGTGCGGCCTTGCAATGACGTTCGGCAGCCGTCTGAACTCGCTGTCCGCAGCGAGCGGCTCCTCGACGAACACATCCAAGCCGGCGACGAATCGGTTCGTCCGCAGCTCCGCCAGCAGCGCCTCCTCGTCGATCAGGTCGCCCCGCGCCGTATTGATCAGCATCGAGCCGTCGCGCAGCAGCGCCAGCTCCTGCTTGCCGATCATCTGATACGTCGTCGGCACCTTCGGCGCATGCAGCGACACAATATCTGAGGCGGCCATCAGCTCCTGCAGCGACGTCAGCCGAACGCCGAGCTCGGCCGCCTTCTCCTTCGGCATGAACGGGTCGTAGCCTAGAATCGTCACGCCGAACGGCTGCAGCAGCTTGATCACCTCGCGGGCGACCATGCCGAGACCGACGAGGCCGACCGTCTTGCCGCGAAGCTCATACGTCTCCATCGCTGGAATCTTCGCATTGCCGCCAGTCGATACGATGCCGTGGACCGGGACGATCCGATGGCCGAGCGCGAGAATGAGCGCCAGCACCGACTCGCTGACCGAGATCGCTATCGCGTAGTTGCTGTTCAGCACCCGAATGCCCTTGTCATA
Above is a genomic segment from Paenibacillus sp. YYML68 containing:
- a CDS encoding zinc-binding dehydrogenase is translated as MVTKMAVPPMELVDSDGPGTQMCAVMDAIGEISVKRAMIPEPKEGEVRVKVKWVGICGSDIEVFRGAREPEFISYPTRLGHEVAGVIDKVGPNVIGVKEGDHVALRYVWGAFAEYVCCSPFSVKVLPKDLPLIEGSLIEVLPGILHAAELADISPHKNVLITGQGVSGLVMTQVVKLFSPRNLVVTDLFDEKLALARKYGATHTYKLPHEHASTMDVVGSDFPDGFDVVIPCLLEGEGMVDAINAAAQNGRIVMYGCIGTCHKPVDFFKVHKKRLDILSTEPKRDIDNRRFFEEGLRLVMDGLVNTEEMITHVVPLAEVDRAFQLRNEHKGDTIHVMIDCERG
- a CDS encoding Gfo/Idh/MocA family protein; the protein is MQHRLRLAVVGLGRVSKSHLPAIRELHEHIELVALVSRDPAKLEQEAAEWDSVRTYTSYEEALNDPTIDAFLLLLPHDLHADYAIRALQRGKHVLVEKPMAMNVTEARSMLDAAEQHGARLMVGQSRRFFGPVMESIERIRANEIGGLIHIHALLLAHMDKPATDWWKDEAKIGGFIIPLWGSHILDYIVWAYDRLPESVYAQGLSNNPNWGGEDEVTISLNYGTGQMATVVMSFNAGCRPADAEGLTGKRIWSTQNSIYQRYVIGQNGMLQLNDEYELALNGEQVAACERSNANFTWQLREFAEAIRDGRQPLASGQEILRVMQVIDACFESMRTGQVVSLTRNTSV
- a CDS encoding hydroxyacid dehydrogenase, with protein sequence MRTILVQIPNHIVSAFMTEETKRQLQSLGHVEWNPHDRPFHKEELAEKVKGVHAVITSWRTCALDDEVLEQADQLELVAHMAGSIRPVLPTTLVYDKGIRVLNSNYAIAISVSESVLALILALGHRIVPVHGIVSTGGNAKIPAMETYELRGKTVGLVGLGMVAREVIKLLQPFGVTILGYDPFMPKEKAAELGVRLTSLQELMAASDIVSLHAPKVPTTYQMIGKQELALLRDGSMLINTARGDLIDEEALLAELRTNRFVAGLDVFVEEPLAADSEFRRLPNVIARPHLAGVNPDSRLRVGKMMVEEMARFYAGEPLTFEVKREHLAIMT